The following proteins are encoded in a genomic region of Candidatus Paracaedibacteraceae bacterium:
- a CDS encoding ATP-binding cassette domain-containing protein: protein MVTQRRQPIEIVRFDQVGLSYSGGHRVLHGLTQSFTVGSFTFLTGVSGAGKTSLLKLIYRGVRSTEGTVRVFGKDVNRISNNELPQYRQRIGIVFQDCKLFPHLNVLDNVALALKVTGTDVKTARTHAKELLQWVGLGQHLLEMPYTLSDGQKQRVAIARAVITRPLLLLADEPTGNLDHEAGYRLLRLFEELNKIGTTVVLATHNKALISEFPYPELELYQGRLVNVTSEHSKVTHG, encoded by the coding sequence TTGGTTACCCAGCGTAGACAACCTATTGAAATAGTTCGTTTTGATCAGGTGGGACTTTCCTATTCGGGAGGGCATCGAGTTTTGCATGGCTTAACTCAATCCTTTACCGTTGGGTCATTTACATTTCTAACTGGGGTGTCTGGTGCTGGTAAAACATCGCTTTTAAAGCTTATTTACCGCGGGGTTCGTTCCACTGAGGGTACAGTGCGTGTATTCGGTAAGGATGTTAACCGCATATCCAATAACGAACTCCCTCAATACCGTCAGCGTATTGGGATTGTTTTCCAAGACTGTAAACTTTTCCCCCATCTAAATGTATTGGACAATGTGGCTTTGGCTCTTAAGGTTACGGGGACAGATGTTAAAACGGCACGTACGCATGCAAAAGAATTGCTTCAATGGGTTGGTCTAGGGCAACATTTGCTGGAAATGCCTTATACATTATCTGATGGGCAGAAACAGCGCGTTGCAATTGCTCGGGCTGTGATTACGCGGCCGCTTTTGTTGCTGGCTGATGAGCCAACCGGAAATCTGGATCATGAAGCAGGCTATCGTTTGTTGCGTTTATTTGAAGAACTTAATAAAATCGGGACGACAGTTGTCCTTGCGACTCACAACAAGGCTTTGATTTCTGAATTTCCGTATCCGGAGTTAGAGCTGTATCAAGGGCGATTAGTCAATGTTACTTCCGAACACTCTAAGGTGACCCATGGCTGA
- the mraY gene encoding phospho-N-acetylmuramoyl-pentapeptide-transferase, with the protein MLYHVLPNLATQVGFLNVFKYLTFRTGGAILTSLLISFAFGGMFIRWLKSVQIHGQPIREDGPEGHLLTKKGTPTMGGVLILISLTFSTLLWGDLTNPYLWVVLGITLGFGCIGAYDDYLKLTKRSSKGLSGKAKLLLQGGMTILATYIIQVNTKDAVATGVAFPFVKDYVLDLGLFYYVFTFLVIVGASNAVNLTDGLDGLAIVPVVLASACFALIAYLVGNAVFSNYLQIHHIANVGELSVFCGAMIGAGLGFLWYNAPPAKVFMGDTGSLAAGGALGTIAVITKHEIVLAIIGGLFVLEAVSVILQVGYYKLTKKRIFLMAPIHHHFEKKGWAEPTIVIRFWIIATILALIGLSTLKLR; encoded by the coding sequence ATGTTGTATCACGTGTTGCCAAATTTGGCGACCCAAGTTGGTTTTTTGAATGTTTTTAAGTATTTAACATTCAGAACAGGTGGTGCAATTCTCACTTCTCTTTTAATTAGCTTTGCCTTTGGGGGTATGTTCATCCGTTGGTTGAAGAGTGTTCAAATCCATGGTCAGCCAATTCGAGAGGATGGTCCAGAAGGGCATTTGTTGACGAAAAAGGGGACGCCGACCATGGGGGGCGTTCTGATTCTGATCTCACTGACATTCAGTACCTTGTTATGGGGGGATTTGACGAATCCATATCTATGGGTTGTCTTGGGGATTACCTTAGGCTTTGGCTGTATCGGTGCCTATGATGATTACCTGAAATTGACGAAACGGTCCTCTAAGGGGTTGTCGGGGAAGGCTAAATTGCTGTTGCAGGGTGGGATGACAATTCTTGCGACTTATATCATTCAGGTCAATACCAAGGACGCCGTTGCGACAGGCGTGGCGTTCCCGTTTGTTAAGGATTATGTGCTTGATCTGGGGTTGTTTTACTATGTGTTCACGTTTCTGGTGATTGTTGGAGCGTCGAATGCCGTGAACTTGACAGACGGGTTGGACGGTCTTGCTATTGTGCCGGTGGTGCTGGCGAGTGCGTGCTTTGCTTTGATTGCCTATCTTGTGGGGAATGCGGTTTTTTCCAATTATCTCCAGATTCATCATATTGCAAATGTCGGCGAGTTATCGGTTTTTTGTGGGGCGATGATCGGGGCTGGTCTTGGGTTCTTGTGGTATAATGCGCCGCCCGCCAAGGTATTCATGGGGGATACAGGATCTCTTGCGGCAGGGGGTGCCTTGGGGACTATTGCTGTTATCACAAAGCATGAGATTGTCTTGGCAATTATTGGTGGATTGTTTGTCCTAGAGGCGGTTTCTGTTATCTTGCAGGTCGGATACTATAAACTGACCAAGAAACGTATCTTTCTAATGGCGCCTATCCATCACCATTTTGAGAAAAAAGGATGGGCAGAGCCAACCATTGTCATCCGATTCTGGATCATCGCGACAATCTTGGCTCTTATTGGACTGTCGACACTAAAACTGAGGTAG